The Struthio camelus isolate bStrCam1 chromosome 5, bStrCam1.hap1, whole genome shotgun sequence genome has a segment encoding these proteins:
- the SIX6 gene encoding homeobox protein SIX6, with product MFQLPILNFSPQQVAGVCETLEESGDIERLGRFLWSLPVAPAACEALNKNESVLRARAIVAFHTGNYRELYHILENHKFTKESHAKLQALWLEAHYQEAEKLRGRPLGPVDKYRVRKKFPLPRTIWDGEQKTHCFKERTRHLLREWYLQDPYPNPSKKRELAQATGLTPTQVGNWFKNRRQRDRAAAAKNRLQQQVLTQGSVRSLQAEEESGGEAVGAASSPAASLSSKAATSAISITSSDSECDI from the exons ATGTTCCAGCTGCCCATCCTCAATTTCAGCCCGCAGCAGGTGGCCGGGGTATGCGAGACCCTGGAGGAGAGCGGCGACATTGAGCGCCTGGGTCGCTTCCTCTGGTCCCTGCCCGTGGCCCCCGCGGCATGCGAGGCCCTGAACAAGAACGAGTCGGTGCTGAGAGCCCGGGCCATCGTGGCCTTTCACACGGGGAACTACCGGGAGCTCTACCACATCCTGGAGAACCACAAGTTCACCAAGGAGTCCCACGCCAAACTGCAAGCCCTCTGGCTGGAAGCGCACTACCAGGAGGCGGAGAAGCTGCGAGGCCGACCCCTGGGGCCGGTGGACAAGTACCGGGTGAGGAAGAAGTTCCCGCTGCCCCGCACCATCTGGGACGGCGAGCAGAAGACACATTGCTTCAAGGAGCGGACGAGGCACTTGCTGCGGGAGTGGTACCTGCAGGACCCTTACCCCAACCCCAGCAAAAAGCGGGAACTGGCTCAGGCCACGGGACTTACCCCCACGCAAGTGGGCAACTGGTTCAAAAACCGCAGGCAAAGGGACAGGGCAGCAGCCGCTAAGAACAG GCTACAGCAGCAGGTCCTAACGCAGGGCTCGGTGCGCTCGCTGCAAGCGGAGGAGGAGAGCGGCGGGGAGGCGGTGGgggccgcctccagccccgcaGCCAGCCTCTCCAGCAAAGCGGCCACCTCCGCTATCTCCATCACGTCCAGCGACAGTGAATGTGACATCTGA